The proteins below are encoded in one region of Effusibacillus dendaii:
- a CDS encoding DUF192 domain-containing protein, which translates to MILYKQGSQILLPIEIKKADHFAGRLAGLMFRRELQSKTGLWLVPCNSVHMFFMRFPIDAVFLDDRNRVVKLAANLPPWSFIPPVRKAHSVLELAAGTIDNFQIEEGDRIVV; encoded by the coding sequence ATGATTTTGTATAAACAAGGGAGTCAGATTCTGCTCCCTATCGAAATAAAGAAAGCCGATCATTTTGCAGGTCGTCTGGCAGGTTTGATGTTTCGCCGGGAATTGCAGTCGAAAACCGGCTTATGGCTGGTTCCGTGCAACTCGGTCCATATGTTTTTTATGCGTTTTCCGATTGACGCGGTTTTCCTGGACGACCGGAATCGGGTGGTCAAACTGGCGGCAAATCTTCCTCCCTGGTCCTTCATCCCGCCCGTTCGCAAAGCCCATTCCGTATTGGAACTGGCTGCTGGCACCATCGACAACTTTCAGATTGAAGAAGGGGACCGAATTGTGGTCTAA
- a CDS encoding class I SAM-dependent rRNA methyltransferase, producing the protein MTKVFLHRKRKKRLEQGHPWVYRNEIERIEGDPEPGEIVEIYNHSGHFLAKGPINLNSQLAVRVFTYDNKESIDQSFFESRIRDAWEYRQRMLEDTNACRVVYGEADFLPGVVVDKFADQLVVQILSIGIEIRRDQLVSALVNVFQPKGIYERSDVPIRELEGLEQRTGPLWGDVPREVEIVENGLRYIVDIVEGQKTGFFFDQRENRAAVAPLMTGWGKANGIQLLPMGADGQPLRQRDGSIRPGIEPMVDEQAEPVVRPVDKRGKVIKNPFWDGAEVLECFSHTGSFTLNACKHGAKKVTCLDISEHAIETAKRNVTMNGFLHRVDFVVANAFDYLREQVQKGSLWDVVILDPPAFAKTKSAVEGACRGYKDINLNGMRLVRDGGFLVTASCSYHMRPDLFKEVIQQAALDAKKILRLVHWSGAGKDHPEIVGVEEGHYLKFAIYEVRSRA; encoded by the coding sequence ATGACAAAAGTGTTTCTGCACCGGAAACGAAAAAAAAGATTGGAGCAAGGGCATCCCTGGGTTTATCGAAATGAAATCGAACGGATAGAGGGAGATCCGGAGCCAGGTGAAATCGTGGAGATTTATAATCATTCGGGGCACTTTTTGGCGAAAGGACCGATCAATCTGAACTCCCAACTGGCGGTTCGGGTATTTACATATGACAATAAGGAGTCGATTGACCAATCGTTTTTTGAAAGCCGGATACGAGACGCATGGGAATATCGGCAACGCATGCTGGAGGATACCAACGCCTGTCGGGTTGTATACGGCGAAGCTGATTTTTTGCCGGGTGTGGTGGTGGATAAGTTTGCAGATCAGCTTGTCGTCCAAATCCTTTCGATTGGCATTGAAATTCGTCGCGATCAATTGGTGTCTGCTCTGGTGAATGTATTTCAACCGAAAGGAATCTATGAACGAAGCGATGTCCCAATCCGTGAATTGGAGGGACTTGAGCAGCGTACGGGCCCCCTCTGGGGCGATGTGCCAAGAGAAGTGGAAATTGTGGAAAACGGACTCCGGTACATCGTCGATATTGTCGAGGGACAGAAAACCGGATTTTTCTTCGATCAAAGAGAGAATCGGGCCGCTGTTGCGCCGCTTATGACTGGATGGGGGAAAGCAAACGGCATTCAATTGCTGCCGATGGGAGCGGACGGGCAGCCGCTGCGGCAACGGGATGGGTCAATCCGGCCAGGAATCGAACCGATGGTGGATGAACAGGCAGAGCCGGTGGTTCGTCCGGTGGACAAACGGGGAAAAGTGATCAAAAACCCGTTCTGGGACGGTGCGGAAGTGCTGGAATGTTTCTCCCATACCGGCTCGTTTACGTTGAACGCCTGTAAACACGGCGCCAAAAAAGTTACCTGCCTCGACATTTCCGAACATGCCATCGAAACGGCAAAACGCAATGTGACGATGAACGGGTTTTTGCACCGGGTCGATTTTGTAGTGGCGAATGCGTTCGATTACTTGCGTGAACAGGTGCAGAAAGGGAGCTTGTGGGATGTTGTGATTCTGGATCCGCCCGCTTTTGCCAAAACGAAGTCAGCGGTCGAAGGGGCCTGCCGGGGCTATAAAGACATCAATCTGAACGGAATGAGGCTGGTACGCGACGGCGGTTTTCTGGTGACTGCCAGCTGTTCGTACCACATGCGGCCGGATCTGTTTAAGGAAGTGATTCAGCAGGCGGCGCTTGACGCGAAGAAGATTTTGCGGCTGGTGCATTGGAGCGGAGCGGGTAAAGACCATCCGGAGATCGTCGGGGTGGAAGAAGGGCATTATTTAAAATTTGCCATTTATGAAGTGCGAAGCCGGGCGTAG
- a CDS encoding Na/Pi cotransporter family protein: MYTFLFFLAMGMAIFLVGIWCLRHGLERMASDRLPSILKRFVKTPTRGMLTGIIVTALLNSSAAVTVITIGFVSAGTISFADSLGIILGSNIGTTFTTQLIAWNPQEMILPIVIIGILLWFMLKGEKRFAGLSVFGFGITLFGLNTMIHSLAPVGETDWFRDILAAASGNPLYGVMAGAGLTALVQSSTATTALTMALASQGLIDLAGAIAIVLGNNIGTCITAVLASLGSPLAAKRVAVSHVLLNVAGVAAFLPFLNLFTKFVELFGASPAVQVANAHMWFNVISSFAIWPFTRMFAVLIEWLVPELR, from the coding sequence ATGTATACGTTTCTTTTCTTTTTGGCAATGGGAATGGCCATTTTTCTGGTCGGAATCTGGTGCTTGCGGCACGGATTGGAACGGATGGCGAGCGACCGTTTACCATCGATCCTGAAACGGTTTGTAAAAACGCCTACACGCGGCATGTTGACCGGCATTATAGTGACCGCTCTGTTGAACAGTTCGGCTGCCGTAACGGTCATTACCATCGGCTTTGTGTCGGCCGGAACGATCTCATTTGCCGATTCGCTTGGCATCATTCTCGGTTCCAACATCGGAACCACATTTACCACACAGTTGATCGCCTGGAATCCGCAGGAAATGATATTGCCGATTGTCATAATTGGAATTCTGCTATGGTTTATGCTAAAAGGAGAAAAACGTTTTGCAGGGTTGTCCGTTTTTGGTTTTGGCATCACATTGTTCGGTTTAAACACGATGATTCACTCGCTGGCGCCCGTCGGGGAAACAGACTGGTTCCGGGATATATTGGCAGCCGCTTCTGGCAATCCGCTGTATGGCGTAATGGCCGGGGCAGGATTAACCGCTCTCGTGCAAAGTTCGACCGCAACAACCGCACTTACCATGGCGCTGGCATCGCAAGGACTGATCGATCTGGCAGGTGCGATTGCAATCGTTCTTGGCAACAATATCGGAACCTGCATAACCGCCGTTCTCGCTTCGCTTGGCAGTCCGTTGGCCGCGAAACGGGTCGCGGTTTCTCACGTTTTGCTGAATGTGGCAGGCGTGGCCGCTTTTTTGCCGTTTCTCAACCTGTTTACGAAGTTTGTTGAGCTGTTTGGCGCCTCTCCCGCTGTACAGGTTGCCAATGCGCATATGTGGTTTAATGTGATTTCGTCGTTCGCCATTTGGCCATTTACGCGAATGTTCGCGGTGTTGATCGAATGGTTGGTGCCGGAGCTCCGCTGA
- a CDS encoding LamB/YcsF family protein has product MGESFGAYRMGNDEQILEFVTSANIACGFHAGDPGTMKKTVELALQKGVAVGAHPGLPDLIGFGRRNIDISPQEAYDLVVYQIGALYGFVKAAGASLQHVKPHGAFYNMAAKNRKLADAIAQAIYNVDPQLILFGLSGSELIQAGEAIGLRTASEVFADRTYQQDGSLTPRRQPDALITDGQKAVQQVVRMIKEGKVTSQQGIDVSIKADTVCIHGDGPHALEFARQIHNMLPLSGVAVQAAGHLR; this is encoded by the coding sequence ATGGGAGAAAGTTTCGGAGCGTACCGAATGGGAAATGATGAACAGATTTTGGAGTTTGTTACCTCCGCTAACATCGCCTGTGGGTTCCATGCGGGAGACCCGGGTACAATGAAGAAAACGGTGGAACTTGCTTTGCAAAAAGGGGTCGCAGTCGGCGCGCATCCCGGACTGCCCGATCTGATCGGATTCGGTCGGCGCAATATAGATATTTCGCCGCAAGAGGCGTATGACCTGGTAGTTTATCAAATCGGCGCCCTGTATGGGTTTGTAAAAGCGGCGGGAGCTTCCCTGCAGCATGTAAAACCGCATGGAGCGTTCTATAATATGGCGGCCAAGAATCGAAAACTGGCGGATGCAATCGCACAGGCGATTTACAATGTGGATCCGCAGCTGATTTTGTTCGGCTTGTCCGGGAGTGAACTGATTCAAGCGGGAGAAGCGATTGGGTTGCGCACGGCCAGTGAAGTGTTTGCTGATCGGACGTATCAACAGGATGGATCATTGACCCCCCGCCGTCAGCCTGACGCCTTGATCACAGACGGTCAGAAAGCGGTTCAGCAGGTTGTCCGTATGATTAAAGAGGGAAAAGTGACGTCGCAGCAAGGAATCGATGTATCGATCAAAGCGGATACCGTTTGCATTCACGGGGACGGCCCGCACGCTTTGGAGTTTGCCCGTCAGATTCACAATATGCTCCCCTTGTCAGGAGTGGCTGTCCAGGCGGCAGGACATTTGAGGTAA
- a CDS encoding 5-oxoprolinase subunit C family protein, which translates to MSIQVIRPGLLTTVQDLGRLGQQKHGVIVSGAMDPFALRIANLLVGNDEREAALEITLMGPTIRFQKDCVIAICGGNLSPKIDGQPIPDWRPVWVKQGSLLQFGSPQTGCRAYLAVAGGFDVPVVMGSRSTYLRAGIGGFYGRALREGDVLPIGCRSMWEAAEWREREGRFFAGWFVDTRIRPKYGKNPTVRVMRGGEFDWFAKDIQQQFFAASFQVTPQSDRMGYRLSGPQLALSEPKELISEAVAAGTVQVPAEGNPIILLADRQTTGGYPKIAQVATVDLPILAQVTPGERIRFEEISLSQAQELYRLREREIGILRQGIKFRLDARGEDRCTGLI; encoded by the coding sequence TTGAGCATTCAGGTGATCCGTCCGGGACTATTGACCACTGTCCAGGATCTGGGGAGGCTCGGACAGCAGAAACACGGGGTAATTGTGAGCGGCGCGATGGATCCGTTTGCGTTGCGGATCGCCAATCTGTTGGTTGGCAACGACGAGCGGGAGGCAGCGCTTGAAATCACTCTGATGGGTCCAACGATCCGTTTTCAGAAGGATTGTGTAATCGCGATCTGTGGCGGTAACTTGTCTCCGAAGATCGATGGGCAGCCCATTCCAGATTGGCGTCCCGTATGGGTGAAACAAGGCAGTTTGCTGCAGTTTGGTTCGCCGCAAACGGGCTGCCGTGCCTATTTGGCGGTGGCAGGCGGGTTTGACGTGCCGGTTGTCATGGGCAGTCGCAGTACCTATCTGCGTGCGGGCATCGGTGGATTTTACGGAAGGGCGTTACGGGAAGGCGATGTGTTGCCGATTGGCTGCCGGTCCATGTGGGAGGCTGCAGAATGGCGGGAGCGGGAAGGCCGTTTTTTCGCCGGTTGGTTTGTAGATACCCGAATCAGGCCGAAATACGGAAAAAACCCAACTGTGCGCGTGATGCGCGGCGGTGAGTTTGACTGGTTTGCGAAAGACATCCAACAGCAGTTTTTTGCTGCGTCGTTTCAGGTTACACCGCAGTCGGACCGGATGGGATATCGGCTGTCAGGGCCTCAATTGGCATTGTCAGAGCCAAAAGAATTGATTTCGGAAGCGGTCGCGGCAGGAACTGTGCAGGTTCCGGCAGAGGGCAATCCGATTATCCTGCTGGCCGATCGGCAGACAACCGGTGGATATCCCAAAATCGCACAGGTCGCAACTGTCGATCTGCCCATTTTGGCGCAAGTGACACCGGGCGAACGGATTCGGTTTGAAGAAATCTCGCTGTCACAGGCGCAGGAGTTGTATCGTTTGCGTGAAAGAGAAATCGGGATTTTGCGGCAGGGAATCAAATTCCGTTTGGATGCAAGGGGGGAAGACAGGTGTACCGGATTGATTTGA
- the pxpB gene encoding 5-oxoprolinase subunit PxpB: MEVEVATGNLQKGLTDSFRLTALGDSAVIVSFGNVIDLTTQRKVRSLAEWLDLRPLPGMVEYIPAFTTLTVFYDPLAIDFSSVCEELEQMMEELPNATKESPRIVEIPVCYGGEFGPDLDFVAEHNGLTTEDVIEIHTNGEYLVYMIGFAPGFPYLGGMSQKIAAPRRSAPRLSIPAGSVGIAGSQTGVYPIGTPGGWQLIGRTPLALFRPADDSPSLLQAGDVVHFRAITPEEYERWSVVSGESKWEEGRN; this comes from the coding sequence ATGGAAGTGGAAGTGGCAACTGGAAATTTGCAAAAAGGTTTGACAGATTCTTTCCGGCTGACAGCCCTTGGGGATTCGGCGGTGATTGTCAGCTTTGGCAATGTGATCGATCTCACCACCCAGCGAAAAGTGAGATCGCTTGCAGAATGGCTTGACCTGCGCCCACTGCCGGGGATGGTCGAATACATACCGGCGTTTACCACGTTGACCGTGTTTTATGATCCGCTGGCGATCGATTTTTCAAGCGTTTGTGAGGAACTGGAACAAATGATGGAAGAGCTTCCGAATGCAACGAAAGAATCTCCGCGTATTGTTGAAATTCCCGTTTGTTACGGCGGTGAATTTGGGCCGGATCTGGATTTTGTGGCGGAACATAACGGATTGACAACCGAAGATGTGATCGAAATTCACACAAATGGGGAATATCTGGTGTATATGATCGGCTTTGCACCCGGATTTCCCTATTTGGGCGGTATGTCGCAAAAAATCGCTGCGCCTCGCCGTTCCGCACCGCGCTTGTCGATACCGGCCGGTTCGGTGGGGATTGCGGGGAGCCAGACAGGCGTTTACCCGATCGGAACACCAGGCGGCTGGCAATTGATCGGCCGTACTCCACTGGCTCTGTTCCGGCCTGCTGATGATTCGCCCAGTTTGCTGCAGGCGGGAGATGTGGTTCATTTTCGTGCGATCACACCGGAGGAATATGAACGGTGGTCGGTGGTTTCCGGCGAGTCGAAGTGGGAGGAGGGGCGGAATTGA
- the deoC gene encoding deoxyribose-phosphate aldolase: MQIRQLCGEAVAHHFASVCINPLFVPIAVEELKGTDVKVCTVVGFPLGATSSAVKSFETKTAVQQGASELDMVIPVGLLKSNRLIEVLQDIESVVKAAKETADSPAGTSTVVKVILETCLLTDREKVIACLLAQRAGADFVKTSTGFSHFGALIEDIQLMRAVVGPTMGVKASGGIRNRDAALQMLKAGATRIGASASVAIVAGQSSTAGY, encoded by the coding sequence ATGCAAATTCGCCAATTGTGCGGGGAAGCGGTTGCGCACCATTTTGCGTCTGTCTGCATCAATCCCCTGTTTGTGCCTATCGCTGTTGAGGAGCTGAAAGGCACTGATGTAAAAGTATGCACGGTAGTTGGATTTCCACTCGGTGCCACAAGTTCTGCCGTCAAATCGTTTGAAACGAAAACGGCGGTTCAGCAAGGTGCGTCTGAATTGGATATGGTCATACCCGTTGGGCTGTTAAAGTCAAATCGTTTGATCGAAGTGCTGCAGGATATCGAATCGGTTGTAAAAGCGGCGAAGGAGACTGCAGATTCTCCCGCTGGGACATCGACAGTGGTGAAAGTGATACTGGAAACTTGCCTGTTGACCGACCGGGAGAAGGTGATTGCCTGTCTGCTGGCACAGCGGGCGGGAGCCGATTTTGTCAAAACATCAACCGGGTTCAGCCATTTCGGCGCTTTGATTGAAGACATACAATTGATGCGCGCGGTTGTCGGCCCGACCATGGGGGTTAAGGCGTCAGGCGGCATTCGAAATCGGGATGCGGCCCTTCAGATGTTGAAGGCAGGCGCCACCCGTATCGGAGCAAGCGCTTCTGTGGCGATAGTAGCTGGGCAATCGTCCACTGCCGGTTATTAA
- a CDS encoding NUDIX hydrolase: protein MKEYSAGGVVYKKQDGNTKILLIQDRFGKITLPKGHVEEGETEKDAAVREVFEETGIQAEIEGDPLGVISFQFETSGKGMITKQVTYYLMRAVSGDTKAQVEEIKDVIWLPLDDVLPLHTKQGYDNNHVILERAVNRLRGERR, encoded by the coding sequence ATGAAGGAATATTCGGCAGGCGGCGTAGTGTATAAAAAACAGGACGGAAATACGAAAATCCTGTTGATTCAGGACCGGTTTGGCAAAATAACCCTGCCCAAAGGCCACGTGGAAGAGGGGGAAACGGAAAAGGATGCGGCCGTCCGCGAAGTTTTCGAGGAAACCGGCATCCAGGCAGAAATCGAAGGCGACCCTCTGGGAGTCATATCCTTTCAATTTGAAACGTCCGGTAAAGGCATGATTACAAAACAGGTGACTTATTATCTGATGAGAGCGGTATCTGGCGATACAAAAGCGCAGGTTGAGGAAATTAAAGACGTGATTTGGTTGCCGCTTGACGATGTACTGCCTCTCCATACGAAGCAGGGATATGACAATAATCATGTGATCCTGGAAAGGGCGGTAAACCGTTTACGGGGGGAACGACGATGA
- the mtaB gene encoding tRNA (N(6)-L-threonylcarbamoyladenosine(37)-C(2))-methylthiotransferase MtaB has translation MSTVAFHTLGCKVNSYDTEAIWNLFKQQGYTQVDFQDIADIYVINTCTVTDTGDKKSRQMIRRAIRRNENATVVVTGCYAQMAPDEILAIPGVDLVIGTQNRDQIVELTERVQAEKHPLKVVSSVRRQREFEELDVPDFQGHTRAFLKIQEGCNNFCTFCIIPYSRGFIRSRKPENVILQAQKLVDAGYQEIVLSGIHTGGYGDDLDGYTLSDLLVDLETKVEGLGRIRISSIEASEIDDRMLDVLTRSQKVCRHLHIPLQAGSNFVLDRMNRKYTVEEFAAKLVELRKALPDLAVTSDVIVGFPGETDEHFRETYDFIKNQWFADLHVFPYSQRKGTPAAKYSDQVAEAVKEERVAKLIELANELQISYSSRYIGETLQVIPEEINADGLLEGFSDNYIKIGFRGHPDMLGQLVSVRLDEAFADVSKGTFVEQLTFRSTVEPQPLQESGLIQLETVEA, from the coding sequence ATGTCCACAGTTGCATTTCACACATTAGGTTGTAAAGTCAATTCGTATGATACGGAAGCGATCTGGAACCTGTTTAAACAGCAGGGATACACACAGGTTGATTTTCAGGATATTGCCGATATTTATGTCATTAATACATGCACCGTGACCGATACGGGCGACAAAAAATCGCGGCAGATGATTCGCCGCGCCATTCGCCGCAATGAAAATGCGACGGTCGTTGTAACCGGCTGTTACGCGCAAATGGCACCCGATGAAATTTTGGCGATTCCTGGTGTTGATTTGGTGATTGGCACGCAAAATCGCGATCAGATTGTCGAGTTGACGGAACGGGTGCAGGCGGAGAAACATCCGTTGAAAGTGGTGTCTTCCGTCCGCCGTCAGCGGGAGTTTGAAGAGTTGGACGTGCCGGATTTTCAGGGACATACACGGGCCTTCCTGAAAATCCAGGAAGGCTGCAACAACTTTTGCACATTTTGCATCATCCCCTACTCACGTGGTTTTATCCGCAGCCGTAAGCCGGAAAACGTGATTTTGCAAGCACAAAAACTGGTCGATGCGGGCTATCAGGAAATTGTTCTGTCGGGTATCCATACAGGCGGGTACGGGGACGATCTGGACGGTTATACACTTTCAGACCTGCTTGTTGATTTGGAAACAAAAGTGGAAGGGCTTGGACGCATCCGAATTTCTTCGATTGAAGCGAGCGAGATCGACGACCGAATGCTCGATGTGCTGACTCGTTCGCAAAAAGTCTGCCGTCATCTGCACATTCCGCTGCAGGCCGGATCCAATTTTGTGCTGGATCGGATGAACCGCAAGTATACGGTGGAAGAGTTCGCAGCCAAATTGGTGGAACTGCGTAAAGCACTGCCGGATCTGGCGGTTACAAGTGACGTGATTGTAGGATTCCCTGGCGAAACGGATGAACATTTCAGAGAGACGTACGATTTTATCAAAAATCAGTGGTTTGCCGATCTGCATGTATTCCCATACTCGCAGCGAAAAGGCACGCCAGCTGCCAAATACAGCGATCAGGTTGCGGAAGCGGTAAAAGAAGAACGCGTAGCGAAGCTGATTGAGTTGGCGAACGAACTGCAGATTTCCTACTCAAGCCGTTATATCGGCGAAACGCTGCAGGTGATTCCGGAAGAAATTAACGCTGACGGTCTGCTGGAAGGATTCTCCGACAACTATATCAAAATCGGGTTCCGCGGCCACCCGGACATGCTCGGTCAATTGGTCAGTGTCCGGTTGGACGAAGCGTTTGCTGACGTGTCGAAAGGGACGTTCGTGGAACAGTTGACGTTCCGGTCCACTGTGGAGCCGCAACCGCTGCAGGAATCAGGATTGATACAATTGGAAACAGTAGAGGCGTGA
- a CDS encoding 16S rRNA (uracil(1498)-N(3))-methyltransferase, with product MQRYFISPEDIQGQQVRISGDDVKHITRVMRFEPGDLIICAAGNEVSYRVQLTDFAADAVFGEIVETLQEQSEPEVKITLVQGLPKSDKMDLIVQKGTEAGVSDFVPVETIRTIVNYDAKKEHKRRDRWQRIAKEAAEQAHRLIIPEIAEVTTLKEWLLQKSDSYDLVLLAYEGQPLSDRERQLDGESGLGDKPQILACDSLRAVLNGFPQARSIALLIGPEGGFDPQEVLLATQQGARPVTLGPRILRTETAGLVAAAIILYHYGQMGG from the coding sequence ATGCAGCGCTATTTTATTTCACCAGAGGATATACAGGGGCAGCAGGTGCGGATTAGCGGCGATGATGTCAAACATATCACGCGCGTCATGCGGTTTGAACCGGGCGATTTGATTATTTGCGCGGCGGGGAATGAAGTTTCCTATCGTGTGCAGTTGACCGATTTTGCGGCAGATGCAGTATTCGGCGAGATTGTGGAAACGTTGCAGGAACAATCGGAACCGGAGGTAAAAATTACACTCGTTCAAGGACTGCCGAAAAGTGATAAAATGGATTTGATTGTGCAAAAAGGAACAGAAGCGGGTGTATCCGATTTTGTCCCCGTCGAAACGATTCGCACGATCGTCAATTACGACGCCAAAAAAGAACACAAACGGCGCGACCGCTGGCAGCGGATCGCAAAAGAGGCTGCCGAACAGGCGCACCGGTTGATCATACCTGAAATTGCGGAAGTGACAACGCTCAAAGAGTGGTTGTTGCAAAAATCCGATTCCTACGATTTGGTGCTGTTGGCGTATGAGGGGCAGCCCTTATCAGACAGAGAACGGCAACTTGATGGCGAGTCGGGGTTGGGCGACAAGCCGCAAATACTGGCTTGTGACAGCTTGCGTGCGGTCTTGAACGGGTTTCCGCAGGCCCGCTCGATCGCTCTTTTGATTGGGCCGGAAGGCGGTTTTGATCCGCAGGAAGTGTTGTTGGCAACACAGCAGGGGGCCCGTCCTGTTACACTGGGACCCCGTATTTTACGGACAGAAACAGCGGGGCTGGTAGCCGCCGCGATTATTTTATATCACTACGGACAGATGGGAGGGTGA
- the prmA gene encoding 50S ribosomal protein L11 methyltransferase codes for MKYTEVTVWTSHEASEAVSELLTRLGAAGVAIEDPHDLETIRQNPYGNWYVIEDDLVPKEGARVSAYYSEFANIETLLSNIKKELALFADYGLDIGRGDIRTKEVEEEDWANAWKQFFKPVRVTDRLTIRPTWEPYEPTPAELVIELDPGMAFGTGTHATTALCLQMLENWLPAGARVIDVGTGSAILSIACAKLGAASVLALDLDPVAVKVAADNVAQNQVEDWVTVRTNDLLKGVEGPANLIVANILAEIVVQMIEDAFRLLETDGIFIASGIIQEKADWIRAEMEKTGFQICDLQTSQDWAVIVGRK; via the coding sequence GTGAAATATACGGAAGTGACCGTTTGGACCTCACACGAGGCAAGCGAAGCGGTGTCGGAGTTGTTGACCCGTTTGGGGGCGGCTGGTGTGGCCATCGAAGACCCGCACGACCTCGAAACGATCCGCCAAAATCCCTACGGCAACTGGTATGTGATTGAAGACGATCTGGTTCCGAAAGAAGGCGCACGCGTCAGCGCCTACTATTCGGAGTTTGCCAATATCGAAACGCTTTTGTCCAACATAAAAAAAGAGCTCGCGCTGTTTGCCGATTATGGCCTGGACATTGGTCGCGGCGATATCAGGACGAAGGAAGTAGAGGAAGAAGATTGGGCAAACGCCTGGAAACAATTTTTTAAACCTGTAAGGGTAACCGACCGGCTGACCATCAGGCCGACTTGGGAACCTTATGAGCCAACTCCTGCTGAACTGGTGATCGAACTGGATCCCGGCATGGCGTTTGGGACTGGCACGCATGCGACCACGGCGCTTTGTCTTCAAATGTTGGAAAATTGGCTGCCTGCAGGGGCGCGAGTGATCGATGTGGGAACCGGGTCGGCCATTCTTTCCATCGCCTGCGCAAAATTGGGCGCGGCATCGGTGCTGGCACTGGACCTGGATCCGGTGGCTGTCAAAGTGGCAGCCGACAATGTGGCGCAAAATCAGGTGGAAGACTGGGTGACAGTCAGGACAAACGACTTGCTGAAAGGCGTTGAAGGCCCTGCCAATCTGATCGTAGCCAATATTTTGGCGGAAATTGTCGTGCAGATGATTGAAGATGCGTTCCGGTTGCTGGAAACGGACGGGATTTTTATCGCATCCGGCATTATTCAGGAAAAAGCCGACTGGATCCGCGCGGAAATGGAGAAAACAGGGTTTCAGATTTGCGATTTGCAGACCAGCCAGGATTGGGCGGTTATTGTGGGCCGGAAATAG
- a CDS encoding CAP domain-containing protein, whose protein sequence is MNKIAKRIAAIAAAGLLIGTGTASAATYSSYQTPITIKTNWIWSGTEIPNIISGNLYTVKTGDTLWKIATSHHTTVASLMKTNGLKSTTIFPGQFLLIPSNSNTPLKQGSAAAPVPVKPTTPTAPQPAPATPSKPTTSTSAQTYPQQVLDVLQMVNNERAKNGLSALTIDPLLQKDAMIKAQDMRDKHYFDHQSPTYGSPFDLMKSLGITYSYAGENIAAGQQTAQAVMNDWMNSSGHRANILNPNYTKIGIGYVTGGDFGTYWTQEFIRP, encoded by the coding sequence ATGAATAAAATCGCGAAGCGGATTGCAGCCATTGCAGCAGCAGGTTTACTGATTGGCACGGGAACGGCTAGTGCGGCAACGTACAGCAGTTACCAGACACCCATTACGATTAAAACAAATTGGATCTGGTCCGGTACCGAGATTCCAAACATAATTAGCGGTAATTTGTACACAGTAAAGACAGGGGATACGTTGTGGAAAATCGCAACGTCTCATCATACAACGGTAGCCTCTTTGATGAAAACAAACGGATTGAAATCTACAACGATTTTTCCGGGACAATTTCTGCTGATCCCGTCCAATTCAAATACACCGTTAAAACAAGGAAGTGCAGCGGCTCCAGTGCCGGTGAAACCGACTACACCTACTGCACCGCAGCCAGCGCCTGCAACTCCTTCTAAACCGACGACTTCTACTTCTGCACAGACCTACCCACAGCAAGTATTGGATGTACTCCAAATGGTGAACAACGAGCGTGCCAAAAACGGATTGTCTGCATTAACGATTGATCCGCTTTTGCAAAAGGACGCTATGATCAAAGCGCAAGATATGCGGGACAAGCATTACTTTGACCATCAGTCGCCGACCTATGGATCGCCGTTTGATCTGATGAAATCGCTCGGCATCACCTATTCGTATGCAGGCGAAAACATTGCAGCCGGACAACAAACTGCGCAAGCGGTTATGAACGACTGGATGAATTCGTCCGGGCACCGCGCCAATATTCTAAATCCCAACTACACCAAAATCGGAATCGGCTATGTGACCGGTGGCGATTTCGGTACCTATTGGACACAGGAATTTATTCGTCCGTAA